Proteins found in one Lepeophtheirus salmonis chromosome 9, UVic_Lsal_1.4, whole genome shotgun sequence genomic segment:
- the LOC121124314 gene encoding uncharacterized protein — protein MDAINQRTTRSGKAFIKPLQPAPSSTKSRKKNKKSSSKKHKKLIVFNNNHEEMNINDPEENSSVRILSDDVNAPEEAKKSDGISHLQNSEDRHTPSPPLLKKETPFGVIVPAENGVPEMDPEAKDPLSDHKKFHCPFCNQGFARKYDMEKHSRKHTGVKPYKCGVCGRRFVQVGSLAVHMRSHTGEMPYQCEACGKGFAVKERLRLHSRTHTGERPYQCEHCEKRFARGGQLMVHRRIHTGDKPYSCTSCDLKFTSSGNLKTHMKLHVGTREYQCHLCDKAYPRADTLKRHILAFHENKRLYKCDVCNKSFKGHIRDHMRTHAEDKDMKPYGCNQCGSRFNQRSQLTVHMRVHTGERPYICKICSRSFSHSTALKLHMRMHTGERPHSCKLCKKSFSQLPHLKKHMLCVHNTDKPYFCEKCDSFFKTKNEYQEHAEKDHPGDIPEDLVGIANPGDKSQNETDKISDVQCVTLIPISNNSPMPMEKMRTLLALLLKKISTPGRLKKLGFGTRLIDEVLKESIQASGRTPFQYDEDIEEYEVLKKNIKILLDWTIPPEYIDYFKSENKSVEDILEELTS, from the exons ATGGACGCCATCAATCAAAGAACAACTAGAAGTGGCAAGGCTTTTATCAAACCTCTACAACCAGCACCATCCTCAACGAAATCccgcaaaaaaaacaaaaagtcctcctccaaaaaacataaaaaattaattgtgttCAATAATAATCATGAAGAAATGAATATCAATGACCCTGAGGAGAATAGCAGTGTCAGAATCTTGTCAGACGACGTCAATGCACCAGAAGAAGCCAAAAAGTCTGATGGTATCTCACATCTACAAAATAGTGAAGATAGACACACTCCATCACcacctcttttaaaaaaagaaactcccTTTGGAGTCATTGTTCCCGCCGAGAATGGTGTTCCAGAAATGGATCCAGAGGCCAAGGATCCCCTTTCTGATCACAAAAAATTCCATTGTCCCTTTTGCAATCAAGGGTTTGCGCGAAAGTATGACATGGAAAAACACTCTAGGAAACATACAGGTGTCAAACCTTACAAATGTGGTGTCTGTGGTCGGCGTTTTGTACAGGTGGGTAGCCTAGCTGTACATATGAGATCACATACGGGGGAAATGCCTTATCAATGTGAGGCCTGTGGAAAGGGCTTTGCTGTTAAAGAAAGACTTCGACTTCATTCACGGACACACACTGGGGAAAGGCCTTACCAATGTGAACACTGCGAAAAGAGGTTTGCAAGAGGTGGACAATTGATGGTTCATCGACGAATCCATACTGGAGATAAACCATATTCTTGCA cctcttgtgatttaaaatttacttcaagtggaaatttaaaaacacaCATGAAGCTTCACGTTGGCACTCGAGAATATCAATGTCATTTGTGTGACAAGGCCTATCCTCGCGCCGATACTCTCAAACGTCATATCCTCGCCTTTCATGAGAATAAACGATTATACAAATGTGATGTTTGTAACAAAAGCTTTAAAGGGCATATCCGTGACCATATGCGAACCCATGCTGAAGATAAAGACATGAAACCCTACGGATGTAATCAATGTGGCTCTCGATTTAATCAAAGATCCCAACTCACCGTTCATATGCGAGTACATACTGGAGAGAGGCCCTATATATGTAAGATTTGTTCTAGAAGCTTTTCACATTCAACTGCCCTTAAACTTCATATGAGAATGCACACTGGAGAAAGACCTCACTCTTGCAAACTctgtaaaaaatcattttctcagCTTCCTCATCTAAAAAAGCACATGCTCTGTGTTCATAATACAGATAAACCTTACTTTTGTGAAAAATGTGATTCCTTTTTTAAGACCAAAAACGAATATCAAGAGCATGCAGAAAAGGATCACCCAGGGGATATCCCTGAAGACCTCGTGGGTATTGCAAATCCAGGAGACAAATCACAAAATGAGACTGATAAAATTTCGGATGTACAATGTGTAACACTTATACCTATATCAAATAATTCTCCCATGCCTATGGAAAAGATGAGAACTCTACTAGCTCTATTGTTAAAGAAGATATCTACTCCGGGGAGACTAAAGAAATTGGGTTTTGGAACTCGGCTTATTGATGAAGTTCTGAAAGAGTCCATCCAGGCCTCTGGTCGCACTCCATTTCAGTACGATGAAGACATCGAGGAATATGAAGTACTtaaaaagaatatcaaaattCTTTTGGATTGGACCATACCACCAGAGTATATTGACTACTTCAAGTCTGAAAATAAGTCAGTTGAAGACATTTTAGAGGAACTGACATCCTAA